Part of the Melospiza georgiana isolate bMelGeo1 chromosome 17, bMelGeo1.pri, whole genome shotgun sequence genome, GCAGCTGCAGCCTTGGAGACGAGGAAGAGAGCCAAAATGATTGCTAGTCCCGAGGATTTTGAGTCTGTGTGGGAGGATGAGCTCTATGAGAAGGAAAGCAGGGGTGAGTCCAGCCCAGGGGAGGCACATCCACCCGCCGAGAATGCAGAGGGGGAGCCCCAAGAGCCGGGCAGAGGCGCAGCCAccagggagccagggctgcccaagCCCTGTCAGCAGCCTGAAGAGAGGCAAAGGACCAAGATTTTGGAgccagagcctccccagggaGAAGGTGAGGTGCTCTCCAAGGACCGTGCTTCTGCAGCCTTCAGGAAGCAGGAGGCCAGAGTGGCAGCCACGGCCCCAGAGGTCCTGAAAATTAAAGTGAAGGCTGGTGACGACAGTTCAGAGACTTCTGCAACCCAGAGGATCATCTACTTAGGAGATCCagagggggaggagaaggacagtAAAACACACCTGGTCTTGGACACTGTTGGGTGCCTTGGCTTGGAGGAGAGACCAGAAGCCCCAGTAAACACATCCAGGCAGGGATCCGAGCATGTCACACCTGTGGCAGAAGGGTTCCAAGCCCCCTCCTCAGCAAGTCACCAACACAGGACAGTGTCTGAAAAACCCACTGGAGCACCAGAGCCACGTGGGATGAGCTGTGATGGGACCAGCCTGGAGGGACATCCCCTCTCAGGGTGGgaagagctgtccctgcagccagagaaAGCACCTGGTGCTGGGGTGCCTGGAGGAGCATCCATGGAAAGTGAAGCCCTGCTGTGTTCCCAGGAGGTGGGACCAGAGGagatggagctgcagagctcgGTGGGAGGCTTGAAGCCATGTGGCCTGGCAGGGGATGgccccagggctgaggagcaCAGAGGGAGCCCAGAACAGTCCCCAGACatctgcccagccctggaggggctcTCGGGAAGGGTTGGAGCAGACAGTGACAGGGAGGAAAGTACCAGAGTGGTTCTTCAGATGGAAGAGATAGAGCCCAAGTCACCACCATCATCAGCTGGGTCTTGGCAGGGCCACACTCACACCacggggctggagagggacaaACCCagtgctcctgtccctccaccCCTTCCCCAGAAACCCAGGCCAGTCCCCGTGGAGCCATCTGCAGGTACGGAGCCATCTGCAGGTACGGAGCCTCCGGGCACAgacctgtccctgggcaccagccctgccagagagGTGGCCATGCCCGAGCGTGGGAGTCCCTCTAAGGAGGTGGCATTGCCCATGGGCACTAATCCTGAAGCTGAAGAGCAATCCCAAAATGTGGGATTTGCCTCATGGAAACCCTGTGAGGTGAAAAGTCCTGTTACAAGAGacccaccccaaaacacagaCCCTGCAGCAGAGTCAGTGCAGGTCAGAGACCTGGCCACCAGCGAGGTGGCCCAGGACATGGACACAGTGCAGAACAACAACGTGCCTGCCACTGAAGAGCCAGTGCAGGGAGAGAAGCCCATGATCAAAGAGCTCTTCCAGGGCTCAGGGTCAGGGAAGCCGACCAGAGATGAAGGTTCTGGGATGGAAGAACTGTCCCATGACAAAAGCCTTGGCATGGCTGAGGTGCCCCCTGAGGGAGAAGAAGCAGAACAGCAGACTGAGACAATCCTGAGGGACTTGCCCCTCCCCAATGCAGATCCCAAAGCACAAGAGCCACAGCAGGACTCAGAGTTCAGTGTTGGACAAGATCTGCAGAGTGGGAGCTGGAGAGTCCCAGAAAGCACCAGGGACAGTGACCTGGCTCCGGGGCAGCCACCACAGGATGACTCTGTCCCTAAAGCAGCTGCTGATGTCCCTCCCTTCCAGTCCCCTGCAGCAGGATTGTGCCAAGGAAGCGAGgcatcccagctctctgccGTGGTGAATGaaggcaggacagggcagtCAGGTGGTGAGACAcatccagcagggcctgggctgtCGGTGTgcatggctgggctggcaggagctgtggcccaCGAGCACAGGGATGCTGCCCTGGCCCCAGGAAGCCAGGAGGACAGCAAGAGCTACAGGGAAACTTCCGTGGCCTCCAAGATCAAGATGTTTGAGCAAGGTGAAGCGGAGCGAAGGGCGggccaggagggacaggagcacgTGCCTGAAGCTGAGACATTGGTGACAGCCACGGGGAAGGCAAATGTGGCCCAGGATCTGCCTTGGAGCACCGGCCTCGCCTCACCCTCTGCAGTGGGACCTGTGTCCAGCATGGGCTCCTTGGCCCTCGGGCAAGGGGCTGGTTCAGGAGGCACCTCCCAGCCTCAGTCCCTGAAGGAAGGAGTCTCTGCCGAGCCCGAGCACGAAGAAGACAGTGCCGAGCTGGCCTCGCCCGACTCCGGCTGTGAGCTCACCCTGGCCGAGGCCGTGGTAACCGCAGCGAGCCGTCCGGACGGGCCGTTCGTGCGCATGTTCTGTGGCTCTGCCCGTGTCCAGTGGCTCCTCACACTCCATTGACTGGCAGCAGGCGCTTTGCATCCCTGTCctctctgtctgtgtgtgtggtCAGGCTTCACTGGCTGCATGCGCAGCCGCTGCCCAGTCGGTTCATCAGCTTTTGTTTTGCGCCCCCCAACATTTTGGCTCCCTGGAGAATGCTGAACCCAGGAGGGGCACCCGAGCTCCGTGGCCGGGAGCAGGACAGGGCGCCGGGgggtggctggagcagctgggactgtCACGGACACGCGGCCCACGCTTCCAGCTTCACCCCTGCATTTCCTACGTTGGTTGATTACCCCTTCTTGCTTAGCTGCCACCCTTCCTGCCTTCAGCAAGCTGGTGGCCGGCTGATGGAGCAGCTTCCCTCGCTCTCGTGAGcgcctgagcagctcctgcagagttCATTTCCTTCCGACTAACCCTTTTCTCTAATCCAGAGCAAATCTCAGCAACCAAGTGGGGAAGAGAAGGATTTATGTGACCCATCAGTAAAATCCAGCCTGAAAGAAGAGAATGTAAAGGCTGCTGTTCCAGTGGTCTCGCAGGTCTCAGTGCTGTTTTGATAAGTGCTTCTCCCGGCAGTGTGAGCGCTCGCCCCGcggccagggctgtgctgcccctccGCTCCCCTTGCAGGGCTCTCTGTATGTATTGGTCAGACACACCCCCACACGTGTCTGCAGCGTGTTCCCCGGTGCTGCTGGACACCCTGTGTTTCGTCCATACCTCTCAACCTCCCACAGTGCCGAGGGAGGGGTGTGCCGGCAGGCCCGGCCCGTGGGGGATGGCCCTGGCTGTAACGCCTGGAGCAGAGGCCAGGAGGTGGGGTTTCCTCTGGCATCGATGAGCTTAGAGCTGTTCCTAAGGGACAACTGGGTGCAGATTTCCCATGGCTTCATGGCAAAGTGTGGCAATGGGACATGTCCCCTCCGATGGCAGAGTTGAGAGGTATGTCTGTGTCTGGAGAAGAGTGGATGGAGGGAGGTCATCCtttggctctggctgtgctgtcaATTACACTGACCAGGTCACCCTGAGACTCACCTGAGGCCTCTGGAGGGGCAGACTCACCCCGGGGCAGCTGTTGGGCTGGACCTCCCCCCAGGGTGATGCTTCACAGGATGCTCAGTGGAATTGGCTCATTCCTCCTCAGTGGAATTGGCACCTTCCTTTGCTTCTCCCTCACCGTGCCTGGCCGATGGGCCCTTTCCTTTCAaactcttctctctttctttcccttgtttgttttttttttgagtcaCTGACATCCGATAGCCCTTCGTCTGAGCTCTTTCTGAATGTCTCCTGTCAGACCCATTGTTTTGCATCCATCTGCTTCCACCGGTGCACTGAAGTGCCTCCAAGCTGGCCGAGCTTGTTTTTTGTCTGACCGAGCCTTTTTGAGATGATTCATTGCCAACAAACTTTTGGCACAATCCAATGGAGTCGCCTTCTCTCCCGCAGCAAAGCCACTGCTGTCAGAAAGGTTTCGGTCTCCATGCTTGAGTTGTGTTTGACTCTACTCTGTGATGTTTGCTgcagccttcctcctcctcctcctcctcctcgtgcTGCTGCCGTGTCCCgccggcgctgccccgcggTGCTCACGGCCCCGTCTCTCTCTCCACGATTGTGTCTCCCTCAGAGAGCGGGGGCGAGGGAGGGCCCCGAGGAGAGGGTGAAACCGCCCCGGCACAGGGCCCCCGAGAGCGACACCGGCGACGAGGAGCCCGACCAGGAGAAGGACTCGGTGTTCCTGAAGGACAACCACCTGGCCATCGAGCGCAAGTGCTCCAGCATCACCGTCAGCTCAACCTCCAGCCTGGAGGCAGAGGTGGACTTCACCGTCATCGGGGACTTCCACGGCACGGCCTTCGAGGACATCTCCCGCAGCCTGCCCGAGCTGGACAAGGACAAGAGCGAAACAGAAGATGAAGGCCTGGTTTCCTTGCAGCACGCTGACAAAGTAGTTCCTGGACTGGAAGAGGATGTCAAAGGCCGGGATAAggtctcccagcccagctcagatGTCTCCCAGGCAGAGGTACAGAGGGACACCATTCACTGAGACCGGCCCGGTGCCGTCGTGCCTCCGTGTCCCTCGTGCCTGCGTTGTGCTCCCGGCTGGTTTTGGGGAGCATGCTGGCTGCCACCCCTCGTTCCTGCCCGGTGCACGCTGTGTCTGTGTTGCATGGCTCTGTCGCGTGCTTGGTGCATCTGCTAACCAGGAGAAGTCACTGtcacctgtgtccctgtgtgtggctgccccagcacagcccacagcagcatGTGCGCCACAGGGAGGGCACGTGGCACTAACCATGGGAGCTGTCCTCGTGTCCTGCATGAATCCAGTGACCAGTCTGTGTAGTGCAGAGCCATGTGCTGCCCGCTAACCTCTCTGGTcatgctggggctgggggggattGGCCTCGTGGAACCGCCCTGGAGCTCATGGAGGGTcactctgtgctgggaggggtCATAGCAGGGCTAACAAAATtgcatgtgcatgtgtgtgggGCTGAGTGCACTCATGGGGATGGAACAGCATCTGTGTGGCCTTGTCtttgtgctgggcagggccatCTCTGGCCCTCCCACCTAGggcagcctccagccctgcaggtaaGTCCCCAGTGCTGGCCAGAGCTGCCGAGGTTAGTCCAGACCTAAAgccaggaaggagctgcagaattAGAGGGAGCTGTCTCTGAGCCAGCCTGGAAACCCTGGTGTGTAGCTGTGGCTGTGGGGGATCCACTCCAGGGCTGTTGGCTCACTGGAGCACTGGTGAAGCATCTCCCATGCAGGAgcccttggcagctccagtttcctgcagcagggcagtgctgccagcctgTGTCCATTCCCCCCAGGTTCTGACACCCCAGGTGTACCCAGAGCCACCAGGAGCTGGTACAGATCACAAAATGACTGCAGCATAGGCATGAAACTGGTTTGGTGGCTCTCACTTGGCTTTTGAAGACTAGTTTGTCCTTATCCATGGTGTCTATAAATCTATCCTAAaaatcccagggacagagcagcagggctgattTGGGGTGTGTGGGTCACAGGGCACTGTGGGTGGTGCCtgtctgcccagggcagcatcccagccctgcagtttGCCCAGGCAGGACTCAGTGTGACACTCATAGAACATTGTGTGCCATTGTGTGTGTGGCACCTGcgaaggagcagggcagggatgctttgccaggggctgctgcacaAGGAGCACAGAATTCGAgtggctgggctggaagggaccttaaaggtcatctctTTCCAGCATTGTGCCATGGACAGAGCACTCAGGACTGTTGGCATCgtgccccaggctctgctgactctctgctgttcctcctgcagccctcagcccccAAGGCAGACGCTGTGACTGTGAAGAAGCCTGAAGCAGAAGGCTCCGCTCCCCCTCGGGTCAGCGCCACAGACACGGCCCAGGTGACACGGTGGCTCCCCAGAGAGCCTGAGCCCTGAGGCTCCCCAAAGCCTCAGCCCACCAAAgcctgtccctggcagcagctctgggagggcaGTGGCTTTGTGGGGTGGTTGGGGGCCTCTGCTCACCCTTGGCGTGGTGAAGTCCTCCAAAAACACAAGCTAAAGGGATATTGTCTGAGTGTCCCTGGCCCCACCTGCCAtgctgctgggcagtgctggcacacaGGAACATCCCTAGTGGGTGACAGCCACCAGCTGGCTGTAGCTTCACTGCCCTCCCTGgcttcctctggcagcaggatATGGCCACATTGTCCCTGCAAGTGTCACCCACTCCCTGGTGGCACCTCCAGGCTCACCTGGTTTCCTTTGCCCTGGCAGGTGGACGGAGGCACCccgggcagcagggacagcaccaccaccagcagtggccaggctggcaccacAGAGACAGCGCTGGTGACCTCAGTAAGTGGGGCTGGCCCTCGAGGGAGGGGCAGCCACTGTCCCCTGCggtccctctgctcctgtgggaGTGACCGGggtcagctgtgctggggggaccctgccccactgggggtGTCTTTGGAGAGTGGCACCTGCCATGTTTGCCCCATGCCAACATGAGCCAACGTGCCATCTGCTCTTCTTACAGGATCACGGCACCAAGGCTGGCAAAGGGGCCGCTCCCACCACAGACCTTCGCTCCCTGTCACCGGTGAGGGGGGACCTGGTGCCACCAGCAAGGCCAAGCTGGGAAAGGCAACCCTGTGGGGCTGGAAGTGGGTGGGATTGGTCCCACTGGGCCCTATGCTGTGTTCCCAGGACTGGCACCCAGCTGATATGTTGGtacagggaagggaagaaggatGCTCAGAAGGTTGGGGAGCAAGAAGTCAGGAGGCCCCAAGCTGTGGGGTTCTTCCTATGCCAGATCCATACCTTGAGCATCTGCCTGAGGAGGATAATTCCCAAAAACACCCCAGTCCCTGCTGCATTGGGCTGAGATGCATTTAGCTCTAGGTGTCCTGTGGGGTCACCCAAGGCCACCCACAAAGTCTCCTGACTCCCAGTGGAGGTGGTGGCCACCAACCATCCTGCCCAACACAGCCCTTCCTCTGGAAAGGGATTTCTTACTCCACCCCTTCGTTTTGATGGAGTGCAGCCTGGCCAAACACCAGGTGCTGCCCCAGGCTCATCCTttgtgctgcagggagagcagccctggggctgaggtACCAGTGCATCCTTCCCAGCCTTCCCTTTGGCTTGCAAAGTGGGATGGACAGAGACAGAGGCAGCCTGAGAACTCTGTGCTAGAGTGGCCCTGAGGGTGGGTGGAGAAAAGCCAAAAGCAGCCATGATACCCTCTGCCCTCTGTAGCTGCTGTGGGCCTGGATACATGAGGAAACCTCTCCCTCGTCCCCCGAAGCTCTTGGTGCAGTTGGAAGCACAGCTCATTGCCTTTTTCCCTTGCTGtgctctcccctccctgctgggctgaggGGGTACATCCCAGAGGGAGGTCctggctggctggggctgggctgagctccccAGGAGCAGAAGGCTCTGGGATGTCCCCTGACCATGGTGTCCCCTGTTCGTGTCCCACAGATCTCGGGCGGCTCCGCTGGCAAGGAGGTGCTCACCAGCATATTCAGTGCCACTGCAGAAACACTCTCCACCTCCACCACCACCCACGTCACCAAggtgagagcagctccagggcttcCTGAAGGCCACTGGAATTAGGGGATGGGTGGATTTATGTTGTGCCAGGTACAGCAGAAAGGgcccctctccttccagcaAGCCAAGAGCTGAGTGCTGTCCCATGGAATGGCAATCCCACAGAGTGCTgtgtgccctgggtgctgcctgtgccatcCAGCCAGGTGTGACCacagcaggcaggcacagccaggggtgAGCATTCAGCCAGGGACAGGCCAGGGGTGGGAAGTGAAGGAGAcaaggctgcagcagagggtCTCACGCATGGCTCTTGCATCCCCAGATTAAATACACCCTTTTCTTCCAGGGAGCAAGGCACAGGATgggaggaaatggcctcaagttgtaccaggggaggtttagattggataaaagggaaaatttcctcacagaaagggtggtcaggcactggcacaggctgcccagggcagtggtgtgtgacagtgttcacaggggtcttaggatgagagaagagttgaggatctgactccatgtttcagaaggctgatttattattttatgatatatattacattaaaactatactaaaagaatagaagaaaggatttcatcagaaggctagctaagaatagagaaaaaaagaatgataacaaaggcttgtgtctgggacagagagtctgagccagctgggctgtgattggccattaattagaaacaaccccatgagaccaatcacagatgcacctgttgcattccacagcagcagataaccattggttacattttgttcctgaggcctctcagcttctcaggaggaaaaaatcctgaggaaaggatttttcatagaagatgtctgtgacagtggtgGAGTCCCATCTCTGGAGGGGTTTCAAAGATGTGTAGCTGTGCCACGTGGGGACATGGTCAGTGGTGGCTTTGGCAGTGTTAGGAAACAGTTGGGCTGGGTGATCTCAGAGAGCTTTGCCagcctcagtgattctgtggttctgtaaggacagcagcagctctgtgaaggagctgagcagcaggagggtgTTTGgcacctgccccagcccctctccttcccctggggctgctctgtgccttccTCCTCCCTGAGCCAGGGGCAGTGGGAGCTCTGCTGGATTACAGGGCACTTCTGAGGGGATGCTggtgctgttcctgctcctgtggcagagttccctcccctgcctggagctggctgctggggcagggctgagagctctcctctcctcaCGCAGACTGTGAAAGGAGGGTTCTCCGAGACCCGGATAGAGAAGCGCATCATCATCACGGGAGATGAAGATGTGGACCAGGACCAGGTAGGAGCAGGATGCTCTGCCTTTGCCCACttctggctgtccctggatgcagcactgcatgtTTCTGCTTCTGCCTGAACCTGTTTACTGCTTTTGGCCAAAACCTGACTGCCATGGGCCCAGACCTGTCCAGCAGGGTGGGTTCCCACAGGTGCAGTGACCCTTGGGCCATCTCCCACCATGAAGCCATGGCAAAGGCCACATCCCAGTACAGAACAGAGTGATGGAATCACTTTCTTACAGTCATAAACACATTTCTATGTGTCCTTTCTCTGTTGAAATACTCCAAAGTGACCCAGGTCACCTCTCTCTTCCAGCACTATCTCACTACAGATTGAGCCTCCAGGTGACGGTGCCTCAGTGTCAGAGGACAAAAGTGACACACTTTTGGGATGAAATCACAAAGACTGACACAAGTCTTTAGGTCCACAAGGTCACTTCCCTGTGGCCTCACAGGGATTCATTacttaagaaaaagaaataaagagataAAGTAATTAAAAggctctgaaataatttttagaatTATAATAATGAATTTGATAATTCCTGTAGATTTTTCTAGTGTTTTCCTCTGCCCAGGTTTCAGTAGCACATCTGTacagaaaaacagcagagaaaggcaGCTCGTGGGGGTTCTGAGTCATGGATGAATTCCCAATCATGCTGGATTCTCATGCTGGGCTTCAGCCTCttctgccaggctgctgtgggtTCAGCTGTGAACCCCTGCATTCCTATCCTCCTGGAATCCCACTCTGCTCCCTGGAatgctgctcagctgctttcTGGCTGCAGTCAGGGTGCCTGATTGCAGGAGAGGGAGGATAAATGCTCTCTCTCACCCTTCTGCTTTCCAGGCACTGGCTTTAGCAATCAAAGAGGCAAAACTCCAGCACCCTGACATGCTGGTAACCAAAGCTGTGGTGTACAGAGAAACAGAGCCCTCTCCAGAGGAAAGGGACAAGAAACCTCAGGTAGGTGGAGAAGCTGCCAGGTGTGATTTACTCCTGCTGGTGATGGCGGTGTCACAGGTCACGGTCTCTGGTCCCCACAGAGGGTGGCATGGTGGCTCTGGGCTCAGCCACCTGGTTGTGGTCAGGAAGTCACTACCATGCCACTGAAAGCAATGCTGTGGATGTCACCCTGctgtcctgctcagcacagggctcagAGGCATTTGATGTAAAAAGGAAAGGACCTGGAAAGGACCTGTTTATCCCCCTGAGGTGGGAAGGGAATGAGGGATCTCAGGTTTTTGGGTAGGCTGAGGCACTTGGCTACAGGTTATGCAAAGCCAAAGTATCAGAACAACATTGGCACAAATTATATTTGCTTTACAAAAACCGTACAGGCTTTCAGTCCCACTCATGCCCAGGTTTAGTTTTTATACACACAGgtgaaggcagcagcacacaaggtttgcacctccctgcagacaccccAAAGCTGTCACAGTCCCAGACACTTCTCCAGGGCTTGAACCTAGAGAAGCCCCCTTTGAACCCATTGCCCCTGTCAGCCTGGAgatgcagctcctctgggctggcacagccaccagagccctgtgtgggagcactggggacagaggtgcagaggagagggaacagttctgggggctctggcagagccaggctgcaggtgcCTTTGGAGAGGCTCCTCAGAACTGGGGTTTTCCATTGCTTTATCATATGAAGGTTCTGATTGGCAGCTTTTAAGCCTGGAAAAGTGGTCAGCAGTGCAGCTGGGGAGGCCATGAGAGGCTGGTGGAGCTGCCTCACCCTGTCCCACAGTACAAACGAGTCCAGACATTCCTGCATCCCATAGGATCCACCCAGTTTTAGTTGAATGGCTTAAAGTGAGGGAGTGACAGCTCCCCTCATGTCCTTCATgcaccagcaccagcccagTGCCTGAATTCCTGCTAATTACCAAAGCTCCTGCTAATTAAATGCAAACCGTGGCCCCAAGTGTTTGCAAAGTTTCTATCCAGTGCCCTCATCCAGAGAGGAGCCTCCATGGACTGGCACTCCATGACCTGGTCCTTTCCATCTGCCTTGCACAGGAATCTTGACCAACATGTTCCTGGAAGCCAACATCTGTATTCCAACCTGGAGAACAGGGGAGAAGGAGCCTTCATGCTGGATTTATCAGCAAGACATAGACATCCTGGCTGCAATGTTCATGGCAAGagacaaaaatttttaaaaaaggaatagcaaatatattatatatatatatacatacatacatatatatatatatatatatatataaacaggaaacaaaatgcATCCTTGCACTGCTGCTATATGCTGGAAACGAATAGCAAACAACACCACCAACAAACAAAGCCAACCCTCTGCAGATAAATTGAAGAATTTCCTGGATTGGTGATCaaatcagattttaaaagtcataataataacaataatctTGGTAACAATACAATAAGCCACCATCTTGCATGTTACATGAAAGGACACACAATCATGAGTTCATTTGTTGCACActgaatgaaaaggaaaactgcTTTGCAACAAAGCAAGTAAGCAAACTGAAGTAAAAAACCACAAGCAGAAGCAAAACCATTCCCCACCTctggaaagaagagagaaaaacattcAAGTTATGACCTTAGAGTTATTTTCCAATTCACAAGTGTCGTTTCGCCCTTCTCCTCATTCCATGctggttttttgcattttttggggGTTCTGTTAactcttccccttcccttccttaTCTTCTCTGTGCACTTGTCCAACCTCTTGTTCTCTGAAGGTATTTAGGAATGGGTTTCATTTCAAACAAAGCAAATGATATGTACATGGTTTCTCATCTCTGACGAGCAGCCTGTGGGGTTTCATATGGATGTGCATTTCAGTTCTGTATATTATTCTATATAacagagggggagggagggaacaATGCTGAAATAATTCAACAATGCTGGTACAGACGATGCCAACATGTTTAAATGGTTAACTCTTGGATTGACTGTGGTTGGTGTACTTGGAGACTCTTAGATCACCCGTGGGACTGTGAGTCCTGCAGGAAGGAATGGGAAAggttttggctgctgctggctgggggggaaggggagagggacagggacaggagtgtCCTGCTGGTGATGTGCAGTGTGTGGTGGTGAGGTTTGGAGGGGCAGCGTCAcctggaggggcagggaaggctccagctccaacagcaggaggggctcccagccccagagctcgGGCTCAGCTGGGAGcgaggtgggagctgcagggctcgGGGCTcccctgcaggagccctgcccCTGCGTGGGGTgggtttgctttgtttctggATCCCAATAATGGACGTACTTGAGTTTTGTAGTAGGGTCAGAGGCAGAGGGGCTGCTTGTGCCCTGCCTCCCCCACTGCCAGGGGTGTGATGGCAAAGGCTGGGGACAGCgctggcagcgctgccctctctgccaggggatgggcagtgcagggagcgtgctgtgcccatccctgcagtgtccccagcgtgccaggctggatgggggaGCCCAGGAGGTGTCagtggagctgctcccagctcagccttcaGCCGAGGCTCCTCCGGGGCTGCCTTTGGAAGGGGACCGTGGGCCAAGCCCAGGGCCCCGAACACTGTGAACAGGCAGTTCAGGTAGGCTCCCAACCAAAatcagaaaggaaaggaaagaaatgggtTTCCTTCTTGGAATTATGTCTAGCTCCTACAGAAACAGAAGGGCCCATGATTCTGCACCATTTTGCCTTTAGTCTCCCACCCCTGacacaggctgtgcccaggaccgggtgtgctgtgccaggccctgccagggctcgcAGGATGCCCGAGCAGGAGCTCCTGAGCCACGAGGACGCcgtgggcagcccctgctcccacctgcactgcccagcagggagctgctccctggcagctgctccccagtGACTCTGTTCTCTGGCAGAGAGGCGTggaaggcaggagcacaggggctgctgccagtgcccatgCCCAGGTGCCAGCCACACACCtccagggagcacagccccagcctcacAGCACTTAGGGCAGCTGCAAAGAGGCTCCTTTTGTCTCCTTTGTTTTCCCAATGCACCCAAGCCAGCCGTGCCCAAcagaggcactgccaggggtggtGGAGGGTGTTCACCATGGCACAGTTCAGGGTCAGAGCCCACCTGGCTGGGGCACCTCCACAGCCCAGCCgaggctgctgtgagcctgcaGAGTTGCTCTCAGCGT contains:
- the EPB41L1 gene encoding band 4.1-like protein 1 isoform X5; translation: MTTETGPGSEVRNAQEDAPQQQLEAAAQGPTAAPSPAGRDTDPNEKLGAQPDTRNMEPGTDMEDKDYSETDGLSDKTTPSKTQKSPQKTTKKVKSALCRVTLLDASEYECEVEKHARGQVLFDLVCEHLNLLEKDYFGLTFCDSDSQKNWLDPSKEIKKQIRSGPWNFAFTVKFYPPDPAQLTEDITRYYLCLQLRADIITGRLPCSFVTHALLGSYAVQAELGDHDTEEHVGNYVSELRFAPNQTRELEERIMELHKTYRGMTPGEAEIHFLENAKKLSMYGVDLHHAKDSEGIDIMLGVCANGLLIYRDRLRINRFAWPKILKISYKRSNFYIKIRPGEYEQFESTIGFKLPNHRSAKRLWKVCIEHHTFFRLVSPEPPPKGFLVMGSKFRYSGRTQAQTRQASALIDRPAPFFERSSSKRYTMSRSLDGEFSRPASVSENHDAGPEGEKQDEDGEFGSRRRSETEDEEVTTPTKIKELKPEHETTPRHKQEFLDKPEDVLLKHQASINELKRTLKEPNSKLVHRDRDRRLPSSPASSSPKHEDETPKGTPEKATEGSEHWVFIEREAPRLEAVALRKTLRAKTEEARAGTSEGSTSGSLTKVVVTVGKAKDGAGQEEPAAAALETRKRAKMIASPEDFESVWEDELYEKESRGESSPGEAHPPAENAEGEPQEPGRGAATREPGLPKPCQQPEERQRTKILEPEPPQGEGEVLSKDRASAAFRKQEARVAATAPEVLKIKVKAGDDSSETSATQRIIYLGDPEGEEKDSKTHLVLDTVGCLGLEERPEAPVNTSRQGSEHVTPVAEGFQAPSSASHQHRTVSEKPTGAPEPRGMSCDGTSLEGHPLSGWEELSLQPEKAPGAGVPGGASMESEALLCSQEVGPEEMELQSSVGGLKPCGLAGDGPRAEEHRGSPEQSPDICPALEGLSGRVGADSDREESTRVVLQMEEIEPKSPPSSAGSWQGHTHTTGLERDKPSAPVPPPLPQKPRPVPVEPSAGTEPSAGTEPPGTDLSLGTSPAREVAMPERGSPSKEVALPMGTNPEAEEQSQNVGFASWKPCEVKSPVTRDPPQNTDPAAESVQVRDLATSEVAQDMDTVQNNNVPATEEPVQGEKPMIKELFQGSGSGKPTRDEGSGMEELSHDKSLGMAEVPPEGEEAEQQTETILRDLPLPNADPKAQEPQQDSEFSVGQDLQSGSWRVPESTRDSDLAPGQPPQDDSVPKAAADVPPFQSPAAGLCQGSEASQLSAVVNEGRTGQSGGETHPAGPGLSVCMAGLAGAVAHEHRDAALAPGSQEDSKSYRETSVASKIKMFEQGEAERRAGQEGQEHVPEAETLVTATGKANVAQDLPWSTGLASPSAVGPVSSMGSLALGQGAGSGGTSQPQSLKEGVSAEPEHEEDSAELASPDSGCELTLAEAVSKSQQPSGEEKDLCDPSVKSSLKEENVKAAVPVVSQRAGAREGPEERVKPPRHRAPESDTGDEEPDQEKDSVFLKDNHLAIERKCSSITVSSTSSLEAEVDFTVIGDFHGTAFEDISRSLPELDKDKSETEDEGLVSLQHADKVVPGLEEDVKGRDKVSQPSSDVSQAEPSAPKADAVTVKKPEAEGSAPPRVSATDTAQVDGGTPGSRDSTTTSSGQAGTTETALVTSDHGTKAGKGAAPTTDLRSLSPISGGSAGKEVLTSIFSATAETLSTSTTTHVTKTVKGGFSETRIEKRIIITGDEDVDQDQALALAIKEAKLQHPDMLVTKAVVYRETEPSPEERDKKPQES